A single region of the Pan troglodytes isolate AG18354 chromosome 18, NHGRI_mPanTro3-v2.0_pri, whole genome shotgun sequence genome encodes:
- the SDR42E1 gene encoding short-chain dehydrogenase/reductase family 42E member 1 codes for MDPKRSQKETVLITGGSGYFGFRLGCALNQKGVHVILFDISSPAQTIPEGIKFIQGDIRHLSDVEKAFQDADVTCVFHIASYGMSGREQLNRNLIEEVNVRGTDNILQVCQRRSVPRLVYTSTFNVIFGGQVIRNGDESLPYLPLHLHPDHYSRTKSIAEQKVLEANATPLDRGDGVLRTCALRPAGIYGPGEQRHLPRIVSYIEKGLFKFVYGDPRSLVEFVHVDNLVQAHILASEALRADKGHIASGQPYFISDGRPVNNFEFFRPLVEGLGYTFPSTRLPLTLVYCFAFLTEMVHFILGRLYNFQPFLTRTEVYKTGVTHYFSLEKAKKELGYKAQPFDLQEAVEWFKAHGHGRSSGSRDSECFVWDGLLVFLLIIAVLMWLPSSVILSL; via the exons ATGGACCCCAAAAGATCTCAAAAGGAAACTGTCCTCATTACAGGAGGAAGTGGCTATTTTGGTTTTCG CCTGGGCTGTGCCCTGAACCAAAAGGGAGTCCATGTGATTCTGTTTGACATCAGCAGCCCTGCTCAAACCATTCCAGAAGGAATCAAGTTTATACAAGGAGACATCCGCCACCTGTCTGATGTAGAGAAAGCCTTCCAGGATGCAGACGTCACTTGTGTGTTCCATATTGCCTCTTATGGTATGTCAGGGCGGGAGCAACTCAATCGAAACCTGATCGAAGAAGTCAACGTCAGGGGCACAGACAACATCCTCCAGGTTTGCCAAAGGAGAAGTGTGCCCAGGTTAGTTTACACCAGCACTTTCAATGTCATCTTTGGAGGTCAAGTTATCAGAAATGGGGATGAATCTCTGCCCTACCTGCCTCTTCACCTCCACCCTGATCACTACTCTCGGACAAAGTCAATTGCAGAGCAGAAGGTGCTGGAGGCGAATGCTACACCCCTGGACAGAGGCGATGGTGTCTTAAGAACCTGCGCTCTGAGGCCAGCTGGCATCTATGGGCCTGGAGAACAAAGACACCTTCCCAGAATAGTCAGCTACATCGAGAAGGGTCTGTTCAAGTTTGTCTACGGGGACCCCAGGAGCCTGGTTGAGTTTGTCCACGTGGATAACTTGGTGCAGGCTCACATTCTGGCCTCAGAAGCCCTGAGAGCTGACAAGGGCCATATTGCCTCTGGGCAGCCCTACTTCATCTCAGATGGCAGACCCGTGAACAACTTTGAGTTCTTCCGGCCTCTGGTTGAGGGCCTGGGCTACACATTCCCATCTACTCGCCTGCCATTGACCTTGGTCTACTGCTTTGCTTTTCTAACAGAGATGGTTCACTTCATTTTGGGTCGACTCTACAACTTCCAGCCCTTCCTCACTCGCACTGAAGTTTACAAAACTGGTGTCACACATTATTTTAGCTTAGAGAAAGCCAAGAAAGAGCTAGGTTATAAGGCTCAGCCATTTGACCTCCAGGAAGCAGTGGAATGGTTTAAAGCCCATGGTCATGGCAGAAGTTCTGGAAGTCGTGACTCGGAGTGTTTTGTTTGGGATGGGCTATTGGTCTTCCTCCTGATTATAGCAGTTCTCATGTGGCTGCCTTCTTCTGTGATTCTGTCACTGTGA